AAAGGCCTCATTCTGCTGCCAGTTTGGATTTTCATGTCCTATAATAAAATATACTTTGGCATAACCCAGATTATTAATGGTCGTTGTTGTTTTGTTATGACGTTGTGAGTCACGGTGGATATCGATGAGATACGTAAGATCGTCATTTTGAGCGAGTGCAGTTTTCACCGTCTGACGAGAGTATTTATAGGAATAATTCCAGTTATAATCCTTCACCTTGGTCGGATAATCTTCCTGTGCATGCTCCACCCCAATCCCCAGCTTCTCCAAACTGTCGGATAAGTAGGTTCCCACTTGAAAAACATTGCCCGTCGATTTACCAGAAGAAGGATTGTCACTCTTTGTGCCCAAGAGAGGATTGTATCCTTCACGTGGATGGGAATGGTAGACAAGAATCGCTTTTTTTCCTGTCGTTGGTTTGCTCGGTTCATCTTTACCGCCACTCTTCGGTGGGGGATCACCCTTTACTTCACCATCACCCGGATTCTGCGGATCAGATGGATCGGGGTTATCCTGACCTGGTGGGATATGCTGCTCGCCACCTGATTTCCCTCCGCCTGCCGATGCCGTATCAATGAGTCCAGGACCCGGCTGATAATCTTCTGGAGCTTCAGCTTTTTCATTTCCCGAGCCCGGTCGCAGCAGTACGGGTTGATTGGAACCCATGCCAGGCATTTCTCTAGCGATCAGGCTTTTGGGGTCTTGCGGATTCACATTCGTCAGCAGTTGGAACACAAATGAAGTCAGATTTTCACCAGAAAATGCAGAGGCTTGTTCCTTCTGAGTTAGATGCG
This window of the Paenibacillus marchantiae genome carries:
- a CDS encoding stage II sporulation protein P; the protein is MNKILAWNIGKWKKRCLHVLAMGRTLLLLMIISALFFVVLGLGGMAEKRLNSSPVSSMKGFAGAVSSSFFVDMLGMEMPHLTQKEQASAFSGENLTSFVFQLLTNVNPQDPKSLIAREMPGMGSNQPVLLRPGSGNEKAEAPEDYQPGPGLIDTASAGGGKSGGEQHIPPGQDNPDPSDPQNPGDGEVKGDPPPKSGGKDEPSKPTTGKKAILVYHSHPREGYNPLLGTKSDNPSSGKSTGNVFQVGTYLSDSLEKLGIGVEHAQEDYPTKVKDYNWNYSYKYSRQTVKTALAQNDDLTYLIDIHRDSQRHNKTTTTINNLGYAKVYFIIGHENPNWQQNEAFAAKIHKKLEAKYPGVSRGVWGKDGGGANNGEYNQTLSPNSILIEIGGIDNTAAELERTSKVLADMIAEVYWNDQKVDKASAEKTSQGG